In a single window of the Pleurodeles waltl isolate 20211129_DDA chromosome 4_2, aPleWal1.hap1.20221129, whole genome shotgun sequence genome:
- the LOC138293314 gene encoding myb-related transcription factor, partner of profilin-like: MDPRCLYRPQEEDNRPGTSQEDPHTNQDTFKKKKKCCFSAEEQEILVKEVTEQQHQLFVISKLPISRREAIWQQIVDKINSVAEVRRTVIECKKRWHDCKRRTKEKMARNREAALQTGGGSPAHQEALDHMKEMVAAVVPEEIVTGIQGQDSADYQETTHMQEEEGSPADMPVPEYPDDMDDELTNIPQETIQEVLGTLQTPPSVTRRSTEQAAITEDPPTTPIVRPASSNTAEDSDDTGTSFERTVVGVQRELANEVRVGMQTMAASLEGVRSYMMSSADQAATMQALTSILQEQQKSLKEISTAVIQLTQHLQQQSCQRVHECNIEPLRADLAAYHCDVAAILKNQQILLAAVLLFRPSQVSATGMSDSTSSNTEVYVALSQPPPTRTEEATHTSEEEDMEQITFTRKSTRKH, translated from the exons atggatcccagatgcctctacagaccccaggaagaagacaacagaccaggaaccagccaggaggacccacacacgaaccaggacacttttaagaagaaaaaaaagtgttgcttcagtgcagaggagcaggaaattctggttaaagaggtgacggaacaacagcaccaactgtttgtcatctcaaaattgccaattagtaggagagaggctatatggcaacaaattgttgacaagatcaacagtgtggcagaagtacgcagaacagtcatcgagtgcaagaaacgctggcatgactgcaagcgcaggaccaaggaaaagatggcccggaacagggaggcagcactgcagactggaggtgggagtccagcacaccaggaggccctggaccacatgaaggagatggtcgcagccgtcgtccctgaggagatcgtcacagggattcaaggacaggacagcgcagactaccaggagacaacgcacatgcagg aggaagaaggatctcctgcggatatgcctgtaccagaataccctgatgacatggacgacgagctgacaaacattccccaggagaccatccaagaggtccttggaaccctccagaccccaccttcagtcacaaggaggagcacagaacaagcagccatcacagaggacccacccaccaccccaattgtaagacctgccagctcaaatacagctgaggactccgacgacacaggcaccagctttgagagaactgtagtcggagtacagcgggagctggccaatgaggtgcgggtagggatgcaaactatggcagccagccttgagggggtgcgctcgtacatgatgtcatctgcagatcaggcagcaactatgcaagcgctaacatctatcttgcaggaacagcaaaaaagcctgaaggaaatcagcacagctgtaatacagttgacccaacacctacaacagcaatcctgtcaacgtgtgcacgaatgcaacattgaacccctcagggccgacctggctgcctaccattgtgatgtggctgctattcttaagaatcagcagatcctccttgcagcagtactgctctTTAGACCTTCACAGGtatcagcgaccgggatgtctgactccacgtcttctaacacagaGG